In Garra rufa chromosome 15, GarRuf1.0, whole genome shotgun sequence, a single genomic region encodes these proteins:
- the LOC141286779 gene encoding transmembrane protein 26, which translates to MCRVLNILLALLSRFLFAVHGVLTVWRVVVVTGEPSYWLLLMGVALLGVEMAITIKYTRNAEWKWFSPMVFLYLSTVIPSVWFLELNLLQSNLPINSSANSDPRFFSQIPLTMGLEELDPENWVEALEQTMLIVLVLGRWLMPKGDMSRDQLSQLLMVYVGLGADILDIFDTFKEPQVKTKQAVVIVGLSLFSWALMQFPLVLTQTSRPKVHEEGQSETAQPGRAGWTISCCSSEVWSLLLTVGLQDGPFLIYRLYLMIRENVLNQLMIFFTCKNILIVLLEVYRIFVVYFEQSNPGGRTESCDPSHGHSEWTDGEAIESSCQE; encoded by the exons ATGTGCCGGGTTCTGAACATTCTGTTGGCTCTTCTGAGTCGCTTCCTATTTGCTGTACATGGCGTCCTGACGGTGTGGCGTGTGGTGGTGGTGACAGGCGAGCCCTCCTATTGGCTGCTGCTGATGGGTGTGGCACTGCTGGGGGTGGAGATGGCCATCACTATCAAATACACACGCAATGCTGAATGGAAATG GTTCTCACCTATGGTGTTTCTATATCTGAGCACTGTGATTCCCTCGGTCTGGTTCCTGGAACTGAACCTCCTACAGTCCAATCTGCCCATCAACTCGAGCGCAAACTCTGATCCGCGATTCTTCTCCCAGATCCCGCTAACAATG ggGTTGGAAGAACTTGATCCTGAGAACTGGGTGGAGGCTCTGGAGCAGACCATGTTGATCGTTTTGGTTCTGGGCCGCTGGCTGATGCCGAAAGGGGACATGTCACGTGATCAGCTATCTCAGCTCCTCATGGTTTACGTGGGGCTTGGAGCTGATATCCTGGACATATTTGATACGTTTAAGGAGCCACAAGTGAAGACCAAACAGGCCGTGGTCATTGTTGGCCTAAGTTTGTTCTCCTGGGCCTTGATGCAGTTTCCTCTGGTTCTTACCCAGACCAGCCGTCCCAAGGTCCACGAAGAAGGCCAGTCAGAGACTGCCCAGCCTGGGCGGGCTGGATGGACCATTTCCTGCTGCTCTAGTGAAGTCTGGAGCCTTCTGCTAACGGTGGGTCTGCAGGATGGACCATTCCTAATTTACCGTCTGTACCTCATGATACGTGAGAATGTTCTAAACCAGCTGATGATCTTCTTCACATGCAAGAACATCCTCATTGTTTTGCTGGAGGTCTACAGGATCTTTGTCGTCTACTTTGAGCAGAGCAATCCAGGGGGCAGAACTGAGTCATGTGACCCGTCTCATGGACACTCAGAATGGACTGATGGAGAGGCTATAGAATCCAGCTGTCAAGAATAG